A window of Mus caroli unplaced genomic scaffold, CAROLI_EIJ_v1.1 scaffold_11259_1, whole genome shotgun sequence contains these coding sequences:
- the LOC110288226 gene encoding claudin-34-like — translation MVLLNKSANHQIRGFTLATIAWIMCNTSMALPEWRICYLNNRMLSYPSLAFVNMWGAYICHHNYNSSHLRDCHYYTCHSNLEPLDIRVSQLLLLVANVIGLLGTVCSVFALQQLYTEGLHKNNDYNPFVLSAVLNAIASTFIFLAVLCDYLSVPSKEEVSFLPSFQMPIFSNAQRAGRAMGLAYMSAILFLLSAIIFISYCPSMEIKMFPHV, via the coding sequence ATGGTCCTGCTAAACAAGTCTGCCAATCACCAAATAAGAGGTTTCACTTTAGCTACTATAGCATGGATAATGTGCAATACCTCTATGGCCCTTCCAGAATGGAGAATTTGCTACTTGAACAACCGCATGCTTTCCTACCCAAGTCTGGCTTTTGTGAATATGTGGGGGGCCTACATCTGCCACCACAACTACAACTCAAGCCACCTGAGAGATTGCCATTACTACACCTGCCATAGCAACCTTGAACCTTTGGATATCCGGGTATCTCAACTTCTGCTCCTGGTTGCAAACGTTATTGGTCTGCTTGGGACAGTTTGTTCTGTCTTTGCTCTACAGCAGTTATATACAGAGGGCCTGCATAAGAATAATGACTACAATCCATTTGTTCTTTCAGCTGTCCTCAATGCTATTGCTAGcacctttatttttcttgctgttttgtgTGATTACCTCTCTGTGCCCAGCAAGGAAGAGGTATCTTTCCTGCCATCTTTCCAAATGCCAATTTTTTCCAATGCTCAAAGAGCAGGCAGAGCCATGGGATTGGCATACATGTCtgccatattgtttttattaagtgctataatttttatttcttactgtcCTTCAATGGAAATCAAAATGTTTCCCCATGTCTGA
- the LOC110288225 gene encoding LOW QUALITY PROTEIN: uncharacterized protein LOC110288225 (The sequence of the model RefSeq protein was modified relative to this genomic sequence to represent the inferred CDS: deleted 2 bases in 1 codon; substituted 1 base at 1 genomic stop codon), protein MSTKSSANKASCVLQQERILVFMGAPCPWTRVGVPRFGALHRGGSSGILVSPRTPRIPLGGRLRIVSRSAAVYHTVGRFSAIPACLGSPISSTPTPISSNLGTWMRNLRNGPTLYHRLIPQSSNLHPFPAPHAAQPSALAAPPLSLGSGEGGPSAGTKSQRGVLSEGPADSTVALPLRAVGAPPSGQNDLQLLQYWPFSSSDLYNWKVNHPSFSDNPIGLTGLIESLMYSHQPTWDDCQQLLQTLFTTKERERILLEAWKNVRDGAGWPVQTSVEIDEGFPLTRLQWDYNTAQGRERLSNYRRALVAGLRGAARRPTNLAKVREVMQGPAEPPSVFLERLMEAYRRYTPFDPTTEGQRASVIMDYIGQSAPDIRRNLQRIEGLQDYTIRDVVREAEKVYHKRETEEEKLEREKKERKEDEDKRDRRQERALTRILATVVNRERDRTRQTGDLRDEKRQGPRRPKKDRLRLEKDQCAYCKEKGHWARECPKKKQGTQVLSLREGEDXGRRDSVPLPEPRVTLEVEGTPINFLVDTGAEFSVLKTLLGKFKKKMKTLVIGATGQKSYPWTMTRTVNLGQNQVTHSFLVIPECPAPLLGRGLLTKLKAQITFSPPGPIVSWGIEQPQTLELSLQLGEEYRIYQSKSKPPEGLQDWLDQFLQAWAETGGMGLARQVPPVVIELKSGATPIGVRQYPMSKEARE, encoded by the exons atGTCGACCaagagctctgccaataaagcctcgtgtgTCTTGCAACAAGAGAGGATTCTTGTGTTCATGGGTGCTccctgtccctggactagagtgggggtccctagATTTGGGGCCCTACATCGTGGGGGCTCGTCCGGGATTTTGGTGTCACCCAGAACCCCAAGAATACCCCTTGGAG GAAGGCTCCGGATCGTTTCCAGATCAGCAGCCGTATATCACACTGTGGGAAGATTTAGCGCGATTCCCGCCTGCCTGGGTTCGCCCATTTCTTCCACCCCTACGCCCATTTCTTCCAACCTTGGTACCTGGATG AGGAACCTCCGGAATGGTCCGACTCTCTACCACCGCCTTATACCCCAGTCCTCCAACCTGCACCCTTTCCCAGCTCCACACGCAGCCCAGCCCTCGGCTCTGGCGGCTCCACCTTTGAgtctagggagtggggagggaggtccCTCAGCAGGAACGAAAAGCCAGCGGGGAGTGCTCTCAGAGGGGCCAGCCGATTCTACGGTGGCGCTTCCACTTAGAGCTGTTGGAGCTCCCCCTTCCGGCCAGAATGACCTACAGCTTCTGCAATATTGgccattttcttcctctgacctttacaaCTGGAAAGTAAACCATCCTTCTTTCTCAGATAATCCTATAGGGCTTACAGGGTTGATAGAGTCTCTGATGTACTCACACCAGCCCACCTGGGATGACTGCCAGCAGCTCCTACAAACCCTGTTTAccaccaaggagagagagagaattctcctCGAGGCATGGAAGAACGTCCGAGATGGAGCTGGATGGCCGGTCCAGACCTCGGTCGAGATAGACGAAGGATTTCCCTTAACTCGCCTCCAATGGGATTATAACACAGCACAAGGTAGGGAACGGCTGTCCAATTACCGAAGGGCACTAGTTGCGGGTCTCAGAGGAGCTGCTCGAAGGCCCAcaaatttggctaaggtaagagaagtTATGCAGGGGCCAGCTGAGCCCCCCTCAGTTTTTTTAGAAAGACTCATGGAGGCTTATAGGAGGTATACCCCGTTCGACCCTACGACAGAGGGGCAGCGGGCTTCAGTGATTATGGACTACATAGGGCAGTCAGCTCCTGATATTAGAAGGAACCTGCAGCGGATTGAAGGATTGCAAGATTATACTATAAGGGATGTGGTTAGGGAGGCNGAGAAAGTGTAtcacaagagagaaacagaggaggaaaagttagagagagaaaagaaggagagaaaagaagatgaagataagagagacaggagacaggagagagctCTGACTCGAATTCTGGCCACAGTGGTAAATAGAGAAAGGGATAGGACTAGACAGACAGGGGACCTGAGAGATGAGAAAAGGCAGGGGCCAAGGAGACCCAAAAAAGACCGACTGCGCCTAGAAAAAGATCAGTGTGCATACTGCAAGGAGAAAGGCCACTGGGCCAGAGAGTGTCCTAAAAAGAAGCAAGGGACACAAGTATTGTCTCTCAGAGAAGGTGAAGACTAGGGGAGACGGGACTCGGTACCCCTCCCCGAGCCTAGGGTAACCCTAGAAGTGGAGGGGACCCCTATAAATTTTCTGGTAGATACAGGCGCAGAGTTTTCAGTGCTTAAAACCCTGCtaggaaagtttaaaaaaaaaatg aaaacctTAGTAATTGGAGCCACAGGACAAAAGTCATACCCATGGACTATGACCAGGACAGTAAACCTAGGCCAGAATCAGGTGACTCACTCGTTCCTGGTCATTCCGGAGTGCCCTGCGCCCCTGCTAGGAAGAGGCTTATTGACTAAATTGAAGGCACAAATAACCTTTTCCCCTCCTGGGCCGATAGTGTCATGGGGAATAGAACAGCCTCAAACTTTAGAACTATCTCTGCAACTGGGAGAAGAATACCGGATTTATCAAAGCAAGTCAAAACCCCCTGAGGGGCTACAGGACTGGCTTGATCAATTTCTCCAGGCATGGGCCGAGACAGGAGGAATGGGGTTGGCAAGACAAGTTCCCCCGGTAGTGATCGAGCTTAAGTCGGGGGCCACCCCCATTGGTGTTCGCCAGTACCCTATGAGCAAAGAGGCACGAGAAG